A window from Cryobacterium sp. PAMC25264 encodes these proteins:
- a CDS encoding ABC transporter ATP-binding protein, with translation MTNSSPLIDQTPPPVRAAVVEVKNVTAGYVPGVNILNECSLTAYDGELIGIIGPNGAGKSTLLKSIFGLVKVREGEIRLRGDNITNLKANKLVSKGVGFVPQTNNVFPTLTIQENLEMGMYQKPKGLAERLEFVTEIFPELRKRLGQRAGSLSGGERQMVAMSRALMMGPHVLLLDEPSAGLSPVRQDEAFLRVKEINKAGVTTIMVEQNARRCLQICDRGYVLDQGRDAYTGTGRELLNDPKVIGLYLGTLGQDD, from the coding sequence ATGACGAACTCTAGCCCGCTGATCGACCAGACGCCGCCGCCGGTGCGTGCTGCCGTCGTCGAGGTGAAGAACGTGACCGCCGGGTATGTGCCCGGGGTCAACATCCTCAACGAGTGCTCGCTGACCGCCTACGACGGCGAACTGATCGGCATCATCGGCCCGAACGGCGCCGGCAAGTCCACGCTGCTCAAGTCGATCTTCGGCCTGGTCAAGGTGCGCGAGGGCGAGATCCGGCTGCGCGGTGACAACATCACCAACCTCAAGGCCAACAAGCTGGTCTCCAAGGGCGTCGGGTTCGTGCCGCAGACGAACAATGTGTTCCCCACGCTCACGATCCAGGAGAACCTGGAGATGGGCATGTACCAGAAGCCCAAGGGCCTGGCCGAACGCCTCGAGTTCGTCACCGAGATCTTCCCGGAGCTGCGCAAGCGCCTCGGCCAGCGGGCCGGGTCGCTCTCGGGCGGGGAGCGCCAGATGGTGGCGATGTCGCGAGCACTCATGATGGGCCCGCACGTGCTGCTGCTCGATGAGCCGAGCGCCGGGCTCTCCCCCGTGCGTCAGGACGAGGCGTTCCTGCGCGTGAAGGAGATCAACAAGGCCGGCGTGACCACCATCATGGTGGAGCAGAACGCCCGCCGTTGCCTGCAAATCTGCGACCGCGGCTACGTGCTCGACCAGGGCCGGGATGCCTACACCGGCACCGGCCGTGAGCTGCTGAACGACCCCAAGGTGATCGGCCTGTACCTGGGCACCCTGGGCCAGGACGACTAG
- a CDS encoding ABC transporter substrate-binding protein: MSVFAKASASRSARAVVTGVAIFGVSALLLTGCSTSESTPAASEEPAATSSDVNPVEAGDRDLTLKVGTILPQSGGLAFLGPPEEAGVQLAINEVNDAGLGIDIEAILRDSGDTTTDTATVSVTDLLSQKVSAIIGAASSGVSKTVIDQITGAGVVQFSPANTSADFTSYDDKGLYWRTAPSDLLQGEVLGNLIAEDGNSTLGLIVLNDSYGTGLADSTTAAFEAAGGEVVATSLFNEGDANFAAQIAEVTAANPDAIALITFDQAKVITPSLVGGGFPGDKLYFVDGNLADYTADFAPGLVEGSKGTLPGLDVATLGDFTDRLLKVDPTLTDYSYAAESYDAVILIALAAYAANDVSGESIAKYLQQVSGGSGEGTKVTDFKSGAEALAKGDQIDYDGYSGPITFDENGDPTDATIGIYQYGADNTYARIN; this comes from the coding sequence ATGAGCGTATTCGCGAAGGCCTCGGCCTCCCGCTCGGCCCGCGCCGTAGTCACCGGCGTCGCCATCTTCGGCGTCAGCGCACTTCTGCTCACCGGATGCAGCACGTCGGAGAGCACGCCGGCCGCATCCGAAGAGCCCGCAGCGACCAGCAGTGATGTCAACCCCGTCGAGGCCGGCGACCGCGATCTGACCCTCAAGGTCGGAACGATCCTCCCGCAGAGTGGTGGACTGGCCTTCCTCGGCCCGCCCGAAGAAGCCGGTGTGCAGCTCGCCATCAACGAGGTCAACGACGCAGGCCTGGGCATCGACATCGAAGCCATCCTCCGTGACTCGGGCGACACCACGACCGACACCGCCACCGTCTCCGTGACCGACCTGCTCTCGCAGAAGGTCAGCGCGATCATCGGTGCGGCGTCCTCGGGCGTCTCCAAGACGGTCATCGACCAGATCACCGGTGCCGGCGTCGTGCAGTTCTCCCCGGCCAACACCTCGGCGGACTTCACGTCTTACGACGACAAGGGCCTCTACTGGCGCACCGCTCCCTCCGACCTGCTGCAGGGTGAAGTGCTGGGTAACCTGATCGCCGAAGACGGCAACAGCACCCTCGGGCTGATCGTGCTCAACGACTCGTACGGAACGGGACTCGCCGATTCCACCACCGCCGCTTTCGAGGCAGCCGGTGGCGAAGTTGTCGCGACCTCGCTTTTCAACGAGGGTGACGCGAACTTCGCGGCACAGATCGCCGAAGTCACCGCAGCCAACCCCGACGCGATCGCACTGATCACGTTCGACCAGGCAAAGGTCATCACCCCGTCGCTGGTCGGCGGCGGATTCCCGGGCGACAAGCTCTACTTCGTTGACGGCAACCTGGCCGACTACACCGCTGACTTCGCTCCCGGCCTGGTCGAGGGCTCGAAGGGCACGCTGCCCGGACTCGACGTGGCGACCCTCGGTGACTTCACCGACCGCCTGCTCAAGGTCGACCCGACGCTCACCGACTACAGCTACGCCGCTGAGTCGTACGACGCCGTCATCCTGATCGCCCTGGCTGCCTACGCGGCCAACGACGTCTCGGGTGAGTCCATCGCCAAGTACCTGCAGCAGGTGTCCGGCGGCAGCGGCGAGGGCACCAAGGTCACCGACTTCAAGTCGGGCGCCGAGGCACTCGCCAAGGGCGACCAGATCGACTATGACGGTTACTCCGGCCCGATCACGTTCGACGAGAACGGCGACCCGACCGACGCGACCATCGGTATCTACCAGTACGGCGCAGACAACACCTACGCCCGCATCAACTAG
- the rarD gene encoding EamA family transporter RarD, with amino-acid sequence MTQGPTPRKPAVRSAARTGLIYAICSYGIWGFLPLYFLLLAPTGAFEIVAWRVLFSLVFCGVLILATRAWRPLVAALRTPRVVWTMGLAGVLIFINWQTFILAALSGHVVETALGYFINPIITVLLGVLVLHERLRAAQWAAVVISFIAVIVLSVGYGTVPWISLILAFSFGLYGLIKKRVGGHLDALTGLTLETMWLAPIAIVQLVVVSLLTGLTFGTVSPLHTVALIGSGVITAVPLLFFAAASRRLPLSTLGLVQYLAPVLQLIVGVVVLQEPMPPERWLGFGLVWVALIVLTVDMIVAGRSQRRLLTELV; translated from the coding sequence ATGACGCAGGGCCCAACACCACGTAAGCCCGCTGTGCGCAGCGCCGCCAGAACCGGCCTGATCTACGCGATCTGCTCCTACGGCATCTGGGGTTTCCTGCCGCTGTACTTCCTGCTTCTCGCCCCCACCGGCGCGTTCGAGATCGTGGCCTGGCGGGTGCTGTTCTCACTGGTCTTCTGCGGTGTGCTGATCCTCGCGACCCGGGCCTGGCGTCCGCTCGTGGCGGCCCTGCGCACCCCGAGGGTGGTCTGGACGATGGGGCTGGCCGGCGTGCTGATCTTCATCAACTGGCAGACCTTCATCCTCGCCGCTCTCAGCGGACACGTCGTCGAGACGGCGCTCGGTTACTTCATCAACCCGATCATCACCGTGCTGCTCGGCGTGCTCGTGCTGCACGAGCGGCTGCGCGCCGCCCAGTGGGCCGCCGTGGTGATCAGCTTCATCGCCGTGATCGTGCTGAGTGTCGGCTACGGCACCGTGCCGTGGATCTCACTGATCCTGGCCTTCTCCTTCGGTCTCTACGGGCTGATCAAGAAACGGGTCGGCGGGCACCTCGACGCCCTCACCGGGCTGACCCTGGAGACGATGTGGCTGGCGCCCATCGCGATCGTGCAGCTCGTGGTGGTGTCACTGCTCACCGGGCTCACCTTCGGCACGGTGTCCCCGCTTCACACCGTCGCACTGATCGGCTCCGGGGTGATCACCGCCGTGCCGCTGCTGTTCTTCGCCGCCGCATCGCGCCGCCTACCGCTGTCCACACTCGGGTTGGTGCAGTACCTCGCGCCGGTCCTACAGCTGATCGTGGGCGTCGTGGTCCTGCAGGAACCGATGCCGCCCGAACGCTGGCTCGGCTTCGGCCTGGTCTGGGTGGCCCTGATCGTGCTCACGGTCGACATGATCGTCGCCGGGCGCTCGCAGCGCCGGTTGCTCACCGAACTGGTTTAG
- the groES gene encoding co-chaperone GroES, whose amino-acid sequence MSVSIKPLEDRIVIKQVDAEQTTASGLVIPDTAKEKPQEGEVVAVGPGRIDDNGNRIPLDVAVGDKVIYSKYGGTEVKFGGEDLLVLSARDVLAVVVR is encoded by the coding sequence GTGTCGGTCTCCATCAAGCCGCTCGAAGATCGCATCGTCATCAAGCAGGTGGATGCAGAACAGACCACCGCTTCCGGACTTGTGATCCCGGACACCGCCAAAGAGAAGCCCCAGGAAGGCGAAGTTGTCGCCGTCGGCCCCGGCCGCATTGACGACAACGGCAACCGCATCCCGCTCGACGTCGCCGTCGGCGACAAGGTGATCTACTCCAAGTACGGTGGAACCGAAGTCAAGTTCGGTGGCGAGGACCTCCTCGTTCTGTCGGCCCGCGACGTTCTCGCGGTCGTCGTTCGCTAG
- a CDS encoding SAM-dependent methyltransferase yields MDRAELVELLSPEGLRLLDSLPPYEAGADVVRTVSALRKNGHSPALVNAVLYQSRLRAKAAGKFGDFASRMLFTEAGLEQATRLRVAALHAGRFVEAKLARVADVGCGIGGDAMAMAAMELTVTAIDIDEVTATVASFNLAPFPTASVLCADAASVDPAAYDALWFDPARRTAGHGNTSRLTRAEDYSPNLDDVYALAERMPVGVKLGPGHDREQIPETAEAQWVSVDGKLVEMGLWFGTLARPGIRRAALLLTRDGVAELTAPADSEDVPVGELGEYLYEPDGAIIRARLIGDLARSMDALMLSEGLAYLTSTTLTETPFATAFRVVEVLPADEKKLRIALAERRIGTLEIKKRGVDVDPATLRTRLKLKGPESGTLVLTRAAGHKVALLVERV; encoded by the coding sequence ATGGATCGCGCCGAGCTCGTTGAGCTGCTCTCACCCGAAGGCCTGCGCCTGTTGGACTCCCTGCCGCCCTACGAAGCCGGCGCGGATGTCGTGCGCACGGTCAGCGCACTGCGAAAAAACGGGCACTCGCCCGCGCTCGTGAACGCGGTGCTGTACCAGTCCAGGCTGCGTGCCAAGGCCGCGGGCAAGTTCGGTGATTTCGCCAGCCGGATGCTGTTCACCGAGGCCGGCCTCGAGCAGGCCACCCGCCTGCGGGTCGCCGCCCTGCACGCCGGTCGCTTCGTGGAAGCCAAGCTCGCCCGGGTCGCCGACGTGGGCTGCGGCATCGGCGGTGACGCCATGGCCATGGCCGCGATGGAGCTCACCGTGACCGCCATCGACATCGACGAGGTCACCGCCACCGTCGCGAGCTTCAACCTCGCCCCCTTCCCCACCGCCTCGGTGCTCTGCGCCGATGCCGCCAGCGTCGACCCGGCCGCGTACGACGCGCTCTGGTTCGACCCCGCCCGGCGCACCGCCGGGCACGGCAACACCAGCCGGCTCACCCGCGCGGAGGACTACTCCCCCAACCTCGACGACGTGTACGCCCTGGCCGAGCGGATGCCCGTGGGCGTCAAGCTCGGCCCCGGCCACGACCGGGAGCAGATCCCGGAGACCGCCGAGGCGCAGTGGGTGTCAGTGGACGGCAAACTGGTGGAGATGGGCCTGTGGTTCGGCACGCTCGCCCGCCCGGGCATCCGCCGTGCGGCGCTGCTGCTGACCCGCGACGGCGTGGCCGAGCTGACCGCGCCCGCCGACAGCGAGGACGTGCCCGTCGGTGAGCTGGGCGAGTACCTCTACGAACCCGACGGTGCCATCATCCGTGCCCGGTTGATCGGCGACCTGGCCCGGTCGATGGATGCGCTCATGCTCAGCGAAGGCCTGGCCTATCTCACCAGCACCACGCTCACCGAGACCCCGTTCGCAACGGCGTTCCGAGTGGTGGAGGTGCTGCCCGCCGACGAGAAGAAGCTCCGGATCGCCCTGGCCGAGCGTCGCATCGGCACACTGGAGATCAAGAAGCGCGGAGTGGACGTGGACCCCGCGACGCTGCGCACCCGGTTGAAGCTCAAGGGCCCGGAGTCGGGCACCCTCGTGCTGACCCGCGCAGCGGGGCACAAGGTGGCGCTGCTCGTCGAACGCGTCTGA
- a CDS encoding DUF4190 domain-containing protein, giving the protein MTDPNTPHPEVPQVPDVPQVPDVPQVPDFPQDNAVGTPSASDPSAAETPAAGRPPASSPPLASPPPAQGPPTPPPYGAPQPGYGTPQPGYGTPPAGSGAVQPGYGPPPPGYGPPTPGAPATGYGPPLSYTPTKQPILSILSMVAGVIGVLGSPVAFFPIFGGILAIILPAAGVVLGFIARNREPSGRGFWLTGIITGFVGIALALLSILLWALVFASMPNNYYY; this is encoded by the coding sequence ATGACTGATCCGAACACTCCGCACCCCGAGGTTCCCCAGGTACCCGACGTTCCGCAGGTGCCCGACGTGCCCCAGGTCCCGGATTTCCCCCAGGACAACGCCGTGGGGACCCCCTCGGCCTCCGATCCGTCCGCCGCGGAAACACCCGCAGCCGGGCGCCCGCCCGCCTCGAGCCCGCCGCTCGCCAGCCCGCCGCCCGCACAAGGACCGCCCACCCCACCGCCCTACGGTGCCCCGCAGCCCGGCTATGGCACCCCGCAGCCCGGCTACGGCACCCCGCCCGCAGGCTCCGGTGCCGTGCAGCCCGGTTACGGTCCGCCGCCGCCGGGCTACGGCCCGCCCACACCGGGCGCCCCGGCCACCGGCTACGGTCCGCCACTGTCCTACACGCCCACCAAGCAGCCGATCCTGAGCATCCTGTCGATGGTCGCCGGCGTGATCGGTGTCCTCGGTTCGCCCGTCGCGTTCTTCCCGATCTTCGGGGGAATCCTGGCGATCATTTTGCCGGCAGCCGGTGTGGTGCTCGGTTTCATCGCCCGCAACCGTGAACCCAGCGGCCGGGGCTTCTGGCTCACCGGCATCATCACCGGATTCGTGGGAATCGCCCTGGCGCTATTGAGTATTCTGCTGTGGGCGCTGGTCTTCGCGAGCATGCCCAACAACTACTACTACTGA
- a CDS encoding DUF4190 domain-containing protein, whose protein sequence is MTDPNQTPANNEPTPPPAYTPPATPAYGSAPAAPAYGSAPAAQAYSPQGYGQPNAADKWNVLAIISLVSAFFVSLAAVICGHIALSQIKKTGEKGRGLAIAGLVLGYVGLIGGIIFIVVIVLATMAGINSGSYSTY, encoded by the coding sequence ATGACCGACCCGAACCAGACTCCCGCAAACAACGAGCCCACCCCGCCGCCCGCGTACACCCCGCCGGCCACGCCCGCCTACGGCTCCGCTCCGGCTGCCCCCGCGTACGGCTCGGCACCCGCCGCTCAGGCCTACTCGCCGCAGGGCTACGGCCAGCCGAACGCCGCAGACAAGTGGAACGTTCTCGCGATCATTTCCCTGGTCAGCGCGTTCTTTGTCTCCCTCGCCGCGGTGATCTGCGGCCACATTGCCCTCAGCCAGATCAAGAAGACCGGCGAGAAGGGCCGCGGCCTCGCGATCGCCGGCCTGGTCCTCGGTTATGTGGGACTGATCGGCGGAATCATCTTCATCGTCGTGATCGTCCTTGCGACCATGGCGGGCATCAACAGCGGCTCGTACAGCACCTACTAG
- the tsaD gene encoding tRNA (adenosine(37)-N6)-threonylcarbamoyltransferase complex transferase subunit TsaD, with translation MLGIETSCDETGIGIVRGTTLLSNTIASSMDEHARYGGVVPEVAARAHLEEMVPAIRAALVEAEIRLDEIDAIAVTSGPGLAGALMVGVGAAKSLALALDVPIYAVNHLVGHVGADLLRGEGVTTDAPLEYPTIALLVSGGHTSLLLVRDLVSDVELLGETIDDAAGEAFDKVARVLGLPYPGGPQIDRVAATGDPTAIRFPRGLSHQKDMAQHRYDFSFSGLKTSVARWVEQKQDAGETVPIDDVAASFREAVVDVLLTKAVAACADLGVPRLLLGGGVIANARLRQVAQERTCAAGIALRIPPLSLCTDNGAMIAALGAQLIMAGHAPSTLDFGADSTLPVSLIQA, from the coding sequence GTGCTCGGCATCGAGACCTCGTGCGACGAGACGGGCATCGGTATCGTGCGCGGCACCACGCTGCTCTCCAACACCATCGCGTCTTCCATGGACGAACACGCCCGCTACGGCGGCGTCGTACCCGAGGTGGCTGCCCGTGCGCACCTCGAGGAAATGGTGCCCGCCATCCGCGCCGCGCTCGTCGAGGCCGAGATCCGGCTCGACGAGATCGACGCCATCGCCGTCACCAGCGGCCCCGGCCTCGCCGGCGCGCTCATGGTGGGCGTGGGTGCCGCCAAGTCACTGGCGCTGGCGCTCGACGTGCCCATCTACGCCGTCAACCACCTGGTCGGCCACGTCGGCGCCGACCTGCTCCGCGGCGAGGGTGTCACGACGGATGCGCCGCTCGAATACCCCACCATCGCCCTGCTGGTCTCCGGCGGGCACACCTCACTGCTGCTCGTGCGCGACCTCGTCTCCGACGTGGAACTGCTCGGCGAAACCATCGACGATGCCGCCGGCGAGGCCTTCGACAAGGTGGCCAGGGTGCTCGGCCTGCCCTACCCCGGTGGCCCGCAGATCGACCGGGTGGCCGCGACCGGCGACCCCACCGCCATCCGTTTCCCGCGCGGACTCAGCCACCAGAAGGACATGGCCCAGCACCGTTACGACTTCTCCTTCTCCGGCCTGAAGACCTCGGTGGCCCGGTGGGTGGAGCAGAAGCAGGACGCCGGCGAGACCGTGCCCATCGACGACGTCGCGGCGAGCTTCCGCGAGGCCGTCGTCGACGTGCTCCTCACCAAAGCCGTCGCGGCGTGCGCCGACCTCGGGGTGCCCCGGCTGCTGCTCGGCGGCGGCGTGATCGCCAACGCCCGGCTGCGCCAGGTGGCCCAGGAACGTACCTGTGCGGCGGGCATCGCCCTGCGCATCCCGCCGCTGTCGCTCTGCACCGACAACGGCGCCATGATCGCCGCCCTCGGCGCCCAGCTCATCATGGCCGGGCACGCTCCCTCCACCCTGGACTTCGGTGCGGACTCGACCCTCCCGGTGTCGCTCATCCAGGCCTGA
- the tsaB gene encoding tRNA (adenosine(37)-N6)-threonylcarbamoyltransferase complex dimerization subunit type 1 TsaB produces the protein MLLAIDTSAGTSVAVVDLTQGVIAERGIPDTMRHAEVVGRLIQECLTEAGIPVTALSGVVGGMGPGPFTGLRVGIAAARVFALGIGRPLVPVISHDAIAYGHYRTGHTGPLLVVTDARRREVYWSAYSGADAETLPVRIGPPALAKPAELLEGDFEHAGMPRLDASTISAGDLGMVAELTFAAGRPFAADDALYLRSPDVTVSKNGPKRVS, from the coding sequence GTGCTCCTCGCCATCGATACCTCCGCCGGCACCAGCGTCGCCGTCGTCGACCTGACCCAGGGTGTGATCGCCGAACGCGGCATCCCCGACACCATGCGCCACGCCGAGGTGGTCGGCCGCCTCATCCAGGAGTGTCTCACCGAGGCCGGCATCCCCGTCACGGCGCTCTCCGGCGTGGTCGGCGGCATGGGCCCCGGCCCGTTCACGGGCCTCCGCGTCGGTATCGCCGCCGCCCGGGTCTTCGCCCTCGGCATCGGCCGCCCCCTCGTGCCGGTGATCAGTCACGATGCCATCGCCTACGGCCACTACCGCACCGGCCACACCGGCCCGCTGCTCGTGGTCACCGACGCCCGCCGCCGCGAGGTCTACTGGTCCGCGTACAGCGGGGCGGATGCAGAGACCCTGCCCGTGCGCATCGGCCCGCCCGCGCTCGCCAAACCCGCCGAGCTGCTCGAGGGCGACTTCGAACATGCCGGGATGCCCCGCCTGGACGCCAGCACCATCTCCGCCGGAGACCTGGGGATGGTGGCCGAACTCACCTTCGCCGCCGGTCGCCCGTTCGCTGCCGATGACGCGCTCTACCTGCGCTCGCCCGACGTCACGGTGTCCAAAAACGGCCCCAAGCGGGTGAGCTGA
- a CDS encoding sulfite exporter TauE/SafE family protein — protein MSTTPAIPAAPASPRGTWYWLALILTGLIGGLLSGVFGVGGGIVMVPLLISLVQMNQRQAATTSLAAIVPTSIVGSITYLANGHIDLVAGVIIAGGAVVGSIIGSNLLQRIPLFWLRWLFIALLVVVAARMVVVEPERGAALELSVLVVLGYLALGLAMGVASGLFGIGGGVIAVPALVAVFGVSDLIAKGTSLLVLVPTSIVGTIANLRAKLVDLRAGLVVGVTATVAAVPGVALALLIPPRLSSILFAVLLILAAAQLTVKALRTTSP, from the coding sequence ATGAGCACTACCCCGGCTATCCCGGCCGCCCCCGCAAGCCCCAGGGGCACCTGGTACTGGCTTGCCCTCATCCTCACCGGCCTGATCGGCGGACTGCTCTCGGGCGTCTTCGGCGTGGGCGGCGGCATCGTGATGGTGCCCCTGCTCATCTCCCTCGTGCAGATGAACCAGCGCCAGGCCGCCACCACCTCGCTCGCGGCGATCGTGCCCACCTCCATCGTGGGGTCGATCACGTATCTGGCCAACGGCCACATCGACCTGGTCGCGGGCGTGATCATCGCAGGCGGCGCCGTGGTCGGGTCGATCATCGGCAGCAACCTGCTGCAACGCATCCCCCTCTTCTGGCTGCGCTGGCTCTTCATCGCGCTCCTCGTGGTCGTCGCCGCACGTATGGTGGTCGTCGAACCCGAGCGCGGCGCGGCCCTGGAGCTCAGTGTGCTCGTGGTGCTCGGGTACCTGGCCCTGGGTCTGGCGATGGGGGTCGCATCCGGCCTGTTCGGCATCGGCGGCGGCGTCATCGCGGTGCCGGCACTCGTGGCGGTGTTCGGTGTGAGCGACCTCATCGCCAAGGGCACCTCCCTTCTGGTGCTGGTGCCCACGAGCATCGTCGGCACCATCGCCAACCTGCGCGCCAAGCTCGTTGACCTGCGCGCCGGCCTGGTGGTGGGCGTCACCGCCACGGTGGCCGCGGTGCCCGGGGTGGCGCTCGCGCTGCTGATCCCGCCGCGGCTGTCGAGCATCCTCTTCGCCGTGCTGCTGATCCTCGCCGCCGCCCAACTCACCGTGAAGGCCCTCCGCACCACGAGCCCCTGA
- the tsaE gene encoding tRNA (adenosine(37)-N6)-threonylcarbamoyltransferase complex ATPase subunit type 1 TsaE: MRRIIDDPEAMHALGMELAGVLRAGDLMVLTGPLGAGKTTFTRGLGEGLQVRGPVTSPTFVLARTHPSTVGGPPLVHVDAYRLNSAMELDDLDIDFARSIVVVEWGRGLLEGITESWLDVEIVRPLGASVAVAVAAGSDSDADDADLDADLDRAEPRTVTVTGVGPRWEADLGLADLAGTESDAAGSKPAAADTAASPDGPAAE; this comes from the coding sequence ATGCGCCGAATCATCGACGACCCCGAAGCCATGCACGCGCTGGGCATGGAGCTGGCCGGAGTGCTCCGTGCCGGGGACCTCATGGTGCTCACCGGACCGCTCGGCGCCGGCAAGACCACCTTCACCCGCGGCCTCGGCGAGGGGTTGCAGGTGCGCGGCCCGGTCACCAGCCCCACCTTCGTGCTCGCGCGCACACATCCCAGCACGGTCGGCGGCCCGCCGCTCGTGCACGTGGATGCCTACCGGCTGAACAGCGCCATGGAACTCGACGACCTCGACATCGACTTCGCCCGCTCGATCGTGGTGGTGGAGTGGGGCCGGGGGCTGCTCGAGGGCATCACCGAGTCCTGGCTCGACGTGGAGATCGTGCGCCCGCTGGGCGCCTCCGTGGCCGTGGCCGTGGCCGCGGGCTCTGATTCCGACGCGGATGACGCGGACCTCGACGCCGACCTCGACCGGGCCGAGCCGCGCACGGTGACGGTCACCGGAGTCGGACCCCGCTGGGAGGCCGACCTCGGCCTGGCCGACCTGGCCGGCACGGAAAGCGACGCCGCCGGCTCGAAGCCCGCCGCCGCTGACACTGCCGCCAGCCCTGACGGGCCGGCCGCCGAATGA
- the alr gene encoding alanine racemase — translation MSSAFREAVIDLAAVQANVAHLRSLIGTRHTMAVVKANGYGHGAAQVARAALAGGADWLGVADLDEALALRAAGIDAPLLAWLHGPDPEFAAGITADIDLGLSSAAQVRQAADAALSVGRTASVQIKIETGLNRNGVDEADWAEVFGLAAAFERVGRLRVRGVFSHLANTSPADDEAALLSFDRGLAAAATAGLTVDLAHLASTAAALRLPAARHTMVRLGIGIYGQSPFDDADSAALGLTPAMTLRGRVAAVRQIAAGAGVSYDYLWRASTDTTLALVPLGYADGVPRQAMNAAFVSIGGVQHPVVGRIAMDQFLVDVGAVPVAVGDDVVLFGDPSTGAPSAAEWGAAAGTINYDIVTRVGARVPRRYVGATADGAATDSTTPSPATGAPAPGTPRSTDASDSTSPGE, via the coding sequence ATGAGCAGCGCCTTCCGCGAAGCCGTCATCGACCTCGCTGCCGTGCAGGCCAACGTGGCCCACCTGCGCAGCCTCATCGGCACCCGGCACACCATGGCCGTGGTCAAGGCCAACGGCTACGGCCACGGCGCCGCGCAGGTGGCTCGCGCTGCCCTGGCCGGGGGAGCGGACTGGCTCGGCGTCGCCGACCTCGACGAAGCCCTGGCCCTCCGCGCCGCCGGCATCGACGCCCCGCTGCTGGCCTGGTTGCACGGCCCCGACCCCGAGTTCGCCGCCGGCATCACCGCCGACATCGACCTCGGCCTGTCCTCGGCCGCGCAGGTGCGCCAGGCGGCGGATGCGGCGCTGAGTGTGGGCCGTACCGCATCCGTGCAGATCAAGATCGAGACCGGTCTCAACCGCAACGGTGTGGACGAAGCGGACTGGGCCGAGGTGTTCGGCCTCGCCGCGGCGTTCGAGCGGGTGGGCCGGCTGCGGGTGCGCGGCGTGTTCAGCCACCTCGCCAACACCTCGCCGGCCGACGACGAGGCCGCACTGCTCAGCTTCGACCGGGGTCTGGCCGCGGCCGCGACCGCCGGCCTCACGGTGGATCTGGCGCACCTGGCCTCCACCGCGGCAGCGCTGCGGTTGCCCGCAGCCCGGCACACGATGGTGCGGCTGGGCATCGGCATCTACGGGCAATCCCCGTTCGACGACGCCGACTCCGCCGCACTCGGGCTGACCCCCGCGATGACATTGCGCGGCCGGGTCGCCGCGGTGCGTCAGATCGCCGCCGGCGCGGGCGTCTCCTACGACTATCTCTGGCGCGCGAGCACGGACACCACGCTGGCCCTGGTGCCGCTCGGCTATGCCGACGGGGTGCCCCGGCAGGCCATGAACGCCGCCTTCGTCTCGATCGGCGGGGTGCAGCATCCCGTGGTGGGCCGCATCGCCATGGACCAGTTCCTGGTGGACGTGGGCGCCGTGCCGGTCGCCGTCGGCGACGACGTGGTGCTGTTCGGCGACCCCAGCACCGGGGCGCCGAGCGCCGCCGAGTGGGGCGCGGCGGCGGGCACCATCAACTACGACATCGTCACCCGGGTCGGTGCCCGGGTGCCCCGGCGGTACGTGGGCGCGACCGCCGACGGTGCGGCGACGGATTCGACGACCCCGTCACCGGCCACCGGTGCGCCGGCACCCGGAACGCCGCGCAGCACCGATGCCTCCGACTCCACAAGCCCGGGGGAGTAG
- a CDS encoding holo-ACP synthase, producing the protein MIKGIGVDIVDLARFDRQVARTPGLIPRLFAPAERALPPHSLAARFAAKEALIKALGGSVGASWQEMEVVSDPDGNPSFALTGVAAAALASRGITGVHLSLTHDAGVACAFVVLEGDK; encoded by the coding sequence TTGATCAAGGGCATCGGGGTCGACATCGTCGACCTGGCACGCTTCGACCGGCAGGTCGCCCGCACGCCCGGGCTGATCCCCCGGTTGTTCGCGCCCGCCGAACGAGCACTGCCGCCGCACTCGCTGGCGGCCCGGTTCGCCGCCAAGGAAGCGCTGATCAAGGCGCTCGGCGGCAGCGTGGGCGCGAGCTGGCAGGAGATGGAAGTGGTCTCCGACCCCGACGGAAACCCGTCCTTCGCGCTGACCGGAGTGGCCGCGGCGGCCCTGGCTTCGCGCGGCATCACGGGCGTGCACCTCAGTCTCACCCACGACGCCGGCGTCGCCTGCGCGTTCGTGGTGCTGGAGGGCGACAAATGA